The following proteins are encoded in a genomic region of Heptranchias perlo isolate sHepPer1 chromosome 6, sHepPer1.hap1, whole genome shotgun sequence:
- the smpd1 gene encoding LOW QUALITY PROTEIN: sphingomyelin phosphodiesterase (The sequence of the model RefSeq protein was modified relative to this genomic sequence to represent the inferred CDS: deleted 1 base in 1 codon; substituted 1 base at 1 genomic stop codon) — MVVRLLFALCAGLGMLGPGPRGLSAAPALVPAFTWQKITCSACRALFTALDIALQLDSNLDEVAVLATKVCIRLKLAPEDICAQAIDLFKHDVIVVSVDSILKPSEICGLLLGTDCGHWDIYSDWNVTLPDIPKPHVVPPKLPRPGAPVTRVLFLTDIHXGQGIHPGSDADCKDPLCCRKGSGPPPPHRKGSGKWGEYSKCDLPLHTIENLLQHLQSDHFDLVYWTGDIPAHNVWHQTRADQILALDTISSLVRRYLGNIPVYPSVGNHESTPVNSFPPPFIHGNQSSTWLYHAMVEAWKCWLPLEAQETLRWAGFYTVKLQPGLRLVSLNMNFCSHENFWLLVNSTDPAQQLQWLIGVLQDSESSGDKKVMGSSPTLET; from the exons ATGGTTGTCCGCCTGCTGTTCGCTCTGTGTGCGGGGCTCGGGATGCTGGGTCCCGGCCCCCGCGGCCTGTCCGCAGCCCCGGCTCTGGTCCCCGCCTTCACCTGGCAAAAAATCACCTGCTCGGCCTGCAGAGCGCTCTTCACCGCCTTGGACATCGCGCTGCAG TTGGACAGTAACTTGGATGAAGTGGCTGTTCTCGCCACGAAGGTGTGTATCAGACTGAAACTTGCACCTGAGGATATTTGTGCCCAG GCCATCGATCTCTTCAAGCACGATGTAATTGTTGTATCGGTTGATTCTATCCTGAAGCCCTCTGAGATCTGCGGCCTGTTGCTGGGCACTGACTGCGGTCACTGGGACATCTACTCTGACTGGAACGTGACTCTCCCGGACATACCAAAACCGCATGTGGTTCCCCCGAAATTGCCCCGACCGGGGGCACCGGTCACTCGGGTGCTCTTCCTAACGGACATTCACTAGGGACAAGGAATACACCCGGGGAGCGACGCGGACTGCAAAGACCCCTTGTGCTGTCGGAAGGGCTCGGGGCCACCCCCCCCACATCGGAAAGGCTCCGGCAAGTGGGGAGAATACAGCAAGTGTGACCTTCCTCTGCACACCATCGAGAACCTGTTGCAGCACCTCCAGTCCGACCATTTCGACCTGGTGTACTGGACAGGGGATATCCCGGCACATAATGTCTGGCACCAGACTCGGGCAGACCAAATCCTGGCCCTGGACACCATCAGCAGCCTGGTCCGTCGGTACCTGGGCAATATCCCTGTCTACCCGTCAGTGGGTAACCATGAGAGCACTCCGgtcaacagctttcctcctccgTTCATCCATGGAAACCAGTCCTCCACCTGGCTCTACCACGCTATGGTGGAAGCATGGAAATGCTGGCTACCCCTGGAGGCCCAAGAAACACTCCG GTGGGCCGGGTTTTACACGGTGAAGCTCCAGCCTGGATTGAGACTCGTCTCCCTCAACATGAACTTCTGTTCTCATGAAAACTTCTGGCTGTTGGTGAACTCGACTGACCCGGCCCAGCAGCTGCAGTGGCTGATTGGGGTCCTGCAGGactcagagagcagtggtgacaag aaggtcatgggttcaagccccactctagagacttga
- the selenoj gene encoding selenoprotein J: MRGKQGCLIVKMGELTVGQRAMGAVIGSLVADAAGQPLHWIYDIKHLDQILKGRKGIPEFVDPSQCPYYHQPTGAQSSYGDQTLALLKALVEGKDPALVSPGVNQKPWESRPGFDVELYRQQLYKTFGPNTDYDLKAKPKGKDSVSTGGYRHASIKAFLTAYEATKERTGLSPDPQMDGVVKVAPLVALYAGDPKLPQLVEQTVRVTQDDNLAVECSIAAATILERLVLLPPEDGFLEKMRDQPELRVISRQLPEVLKLRDTAHREVVQKFGSSCAIPGNLLNSLHCLVISPLTDFSTTVRQTMVAGGCNCSRLCFVGECGHRENSPALRRRVTVGSFTST, encoded by the exons gccAGCCACTCCACTGGATCTACGACATAAAGCATTTAGACCAGATCCTAAAGGGTCGCAAGGGCATCCCTGAGTTTGTGGATCCCAGTCAGTGTCCGTACTATCACCAGCCCACAGGAGCTCAGAGCAGCTACGGGGACCAGACTCTGGCCTTGCtgaaggccctggtggaagggaaaG atccggccctggtttcaccgggtgtgaatcagaagccgtgggaaagccgcccgg GATTCGATGTCGAATTGTACAGACAACAATTATACAAAACCTTCGGGCCCAACACTGACTACGATCTCAAGGCGAAACCCAAAGGGAAGGACAGTGTGTCTACAGGAGGGTACAGACATGCTTCCATTAAAGCCTTCCTGACTGCGTATGAAGCAACGAAGGAAAGAACGGGCCTCTCGCCCGATCCACAG ATGGACGGTGTGGTGAAAGTGGCCCCTTTGGTCGCCCTGTACGCTGGAGACCCCAAACTCCCACAACTCGTGGAGCAAACAGTTCGAGTCACGCAGGACGATAACCTGGCTGTGGAATGCAGTATCGCAG CTGCTACCATTCTGGAGAGGTTGGTGTTGCTTCCACCGGAGGACGGATTCCTGGAGAAGATGAGGGACCAGCCGGAGCTCAGGGTCATCTCCAGGCAGCTGCCTGAGGTGCTGAAACTGCGTGACACGGCTCACCGGGAGGTGGTACAAAAGTTCGGCAGCTCGTGTG CTATCCCGGGGAATTTGCTGAATTCCCTGCACTGTCTGGTGATTTCCCCCCTGACTGATTTCAGCACCACCGTCAGACAGACCATGGTGGCCGGAGGGTGTAACTGCAGCCGGCTCTGCTTCGTGGGTGAGTGTG gacaccgggagaactcccctgctcttcgtcgacgagtgaccgtgggatcttttacatccacctga